TTCCGTTCCTGGAACGGCGAGCGCGCCCGCCTCTACCGAAGGCGCGAGCACATTCCCGACGACCTGGGCACCGCCGTCAACATCCAGGTGATGGTGTTCGGCAACCTCGGTCCCGATTCCGGCACGGGCGTCGCATTCACCCGCGACCCGGCCACCGGAGCGCCCGGCGTCTACGGCGACTACCTGTCCGACGCGCAGGGGGAGGACGTCGTCGCGGGCATCCGCAACGCCGTACCCCTCCAGGAGCTCAAGCGCCTCGACCCGTCCTCCTATCTGGAGCTCGGCGACCACCTGCGGACCCTGGAACGCCACTACCGGGACCTGTGCGACGTCGAGTTCACCATCGAGCGCGGCACGCTGTGGATGCTCCAGACCCGGGTCGGCGGGCACCAGCTCGCCCGGCTGATGTTCCCCCGCTTCGACGAGGACGCGACCGGCCAACCGCTGGCACACGGTGTCCCGGCCTCGCCGGGCGCGGCGGTCGGAGCGGCCGTGTTCGACTCCGCCGAAGCCGTGCGCCGCGCCGCGGCCGGGGAGAAGACAGTCCTCGTACGGCGTGAGACCACGCCCGACGACCTGCCGGGGATGATCGCTGCGGAGGCGGTACTGACCAGCCGGGGCGGCAAGACCAGCCACGCGGCCGTCGTCGCGCGGGGCATGGGCAAGGTCTGCGTGTGCGGGGCGGAGGAACTCGCGGTGGACCCCGGGGCACGGCAGTTCACCGCGGCCGACGGGACCGTGGTCACCGAAGGCAAGGTGATCTCCGTGGACGGCACGGCGGGCACGGTCCACCTCGGCGCGCTGCCGCTCACCGAATCGCCGGTGGCGCGCTTCCTGGAGACCGGCGAGCAGGACGGGGAGCTGACGCGCGCTGTGGCCCGAACCCTCGAACAGGCCGACGCCGTGCGCCGACTGGAGGTGCGCGCAAACGCCGACACCCCCGAGGACGCGGCCCGTGCCCGGCGCTTCGGCGCCCAGGGCATCGGGCTCTGCCGCACCGAGCACATGTTCCTGGGCGAGCGCCGAAGCCTCGTCGAGGCGATGATCCTCGCGGAGGACGAGGCCGGGCGGCGCGCGGCGCTGGACGCCCTACTGCCGCTCCAGCGCAGCGACTTCACCGGAATCCTCGCCGCCATGGACGGCCTGCCGGTGACCATCCGCCTCATCGACCCGCCCCTGCACGAGTTCCTGCCCGACCGCACCGAACTCGCCGTGCGCGTCGCCACCGCCCCGACCGACCGCGACAGGCGGTTGCTGGCGGCCGTGGAGCGCATGCACGAGAGCAACCCCATGCTCGGGCTGCGCGGCGTGCGCCTCGGGCTCGTCGTCCCGGGCCTGGTCGAGATGCAGGTACGAGCGATCGCCGAGGCCGTCGTGGAGCGAACGCGGGCCGGCGGCGACCCACGGGCCGAGATCATGGTCCCGCTGGTCGGTACGGCCGAGGAGCTCCGGATCGTACGGGCCACCGCGGAGCGCGTCCTCGCCGAGGTGTCGGACGCATCCGGCATCGCTGTGCGGTGCCCGGTCGGCACAATGATCGAACTGCCTCGCGCCGCGCTGACCGCCGGCCGTATTGCCGAGGCCGCCGACTTCTTCTCCTTCGGCACCAACGACCTGACCCAGACCGCCTGGGGCCTGTCCCGGGACGACGTAGAAGCCTCGTTCTTCCCCGCCTACCTCGACCAGGGGATCTTCGCCACCTCGCCCTTCGAGACGCTCGACAGGGACGGCGTCGGCCGGCTCATCCGTATAGCCGTCGAAGAGGGCCGCGCAGCCCACCCGGGCTTGAAGATCGGCGTCTGTGGCGAGCACGGGGGTGACCCGGACTCCATCCACTTCTTCCACGACGTCGGACTCGATTACGTCTCCTGCTCCCCGTTCCGAGTCCCGGTCGCCCGACTCGAAGCGGGACGCGCCGCCCTCGAGGGCCGGTCGGCCTGAGCAGCCCATGCCATCAGGCCTATCTGCGGAATAGGCAGGGCGTGAACTCGTCGGAGAGCAAGGGTTCGCGGGCGTGGCTCGCCGGGTGGTCACTGAGCCTGGCCGGCTGCGCTGACCCCTGTGCCATCTTCCGAAGAGGGGGCTGCCGGTCTCCGGCCGCCGACCACCCAGGTATGGGCCGGTCGGCCCCGGCCGGGGACCTGCGGCCCCTCCAAGACGCCCGCCCCGCCCACGACGCTGGAAGTGGGTCGTCCGACAGATCCGCCCGCCACCCAGGAGGTACGCATCATGTCCCGCACCGTCACCGTCGGCCTGGACGGCTCGAACGAGAGCCTGGCCGCCGCCGAATGGGCCGCCCGCGAAGCGCGGCTGCGCGGACTGCCACTGCGGCTCGTCAACGTCCGGGAACCGCAGCCCTACATTCAGGCTCCGCTCCTGGGCGGCGAGACGCCGCAGCACTGGGCGGAGCGCATTCCCCGCGAGGCGGCCGACGAGCTGCGGCTCCGTCACCCCGACGTGGAGATCACCGCGGATCAGGTCGCCGGCCGGCCCGGTACCGTCCTGCCCGACGAGGCCCGGGGCGCCGAGCTGCTGGTCCTGGGCTCCCGTGGCCTGAGCGGCGTCGCCGGATTCATGGTCGGGTCCGTCGGCATGGCAACCGTGGCCCACACGGAGCGGCCCGTCGTCCTCGTACGGGCAGAGGAGAAGACCGAGGACGAGCGCGCGCCCGGTCCCACCGCGAACCGGCCCGTTGTGCTGGGCCTCGACACCGAGCACCCGGACGACTCCGTGATCGAGTTCGCCTTCGACGCGGCTGCGCGCCGTGCCACCGCCCTGCACGTCGTCCACGGCTGGAACTTGCCGCCCTACTTCGCATACGGACTTCCTGCCGACCCAAGGATGAACGCCCAACTGGCCGCCCAGGAGGCGGACTCCCTGGCCGAGACGCTGCGCCCCTGGCGGCAGAAGTTCCCCGCCGTCGAGGTCATCGAGCGGTCGCGATCGGGCAAACCCGCCAACCACCTGGTGGACGCCTCCCGAGACGCGTCCCTGGTCGTCGTCGGCCGCCGTACTCGCCGTTCGCCGCTCGGCGCCCACATCGGGCCCGTCACACATGCCGTGCTGCACCACGCCACCTCGCCCGTTGCGGTGGTCCCCCACGACTGAGCCCAAGAAGTCCGCACTCCGAACGAGAAGAAAGAAGGTGGGGACAATGGAGCTGCCCATCGTCGTAGGCGTGGACGGATCCGAGTCCAGCCTGCGGGCCGTTGACTGGGCGGCCGACGAGGCGGCCCTGCACGGTGTGCCGCTGCGCCTGGTGAACGCGTCGATGTGGGAACGGTACGAAGGGGCCGCGCTCGCACAGGAGTTGGGACGCCCCACGGAGCGGGTCATGGCCGAGAACATCGTCGGTACCGCCGCGGAACGCGCCCGCCGCCGCGACCCGGACCTCAAGATCCAGACGGACATCCTGCCCGAGGACACGGTGAGCGCCCTGCTGAGCGAGGGCCGCAACGCCTCCGCCCTCGTCACCGGCTCGCACGGTCGCAGCGGACTCGCCGAGATGCTGCTCGGCTCGGTCAGCCTGGCAGTCGCCGCCCGCGCCAACTGCCCGGTGTTCGTCATTCGCGGCAACCACGACCCGCAGAGCGGCACGCACCGGCGGATCGTCCTCGGCGTCGATGAACCCCCGGAGGGCTCGGCCGCCGTGCGTTTCGCGTTCCGCGAGGCGGAGAGGCGCCGGGCCGCCCTGCACGCCATCCGGGCGTGGCGCCGCCCCGCGCACGAGGCGGTCGACCATCCTCTGGTCGCCAAAGACGCCGCCCGTTACCACGAAAGCCAGGCCGCGGAGATCCTCGAAGCGGCGCTACGTGAAGCCGTAGCGGACCACCCCACCGTGGAGCTGCACCGGGCAACGGCCGAGGGCCCCGCCCGCATGGTGCTCATGAACGCCTCGGCCGCGGCAGATCTGCTGGTTGTCGGCGCCCAGCGGCGGCGCGGGCACTTTGGACTCCAGCTCGGCCGGGTCGCCCACGCGGTGCTGCACCACTCCGTGTGCCCCGTGGCCGTCGTACCGCAACGGGCGTGACGACATGAGCGCCCTGGGCATCATTCCGACCAGCACCGGCGCCGCCCGCGTCCTCATCGGGGACCCCGCCTCGTGCGTCTTCGACCCCGCCCTGACTCAGGCGAACGGCGAGAAGGTGAAAGTCTTCGGCTGGTACGACAATGAATGGGGCTACAGCAACCGGCTCCTCGAACTCCCCGCCATGGTGGCCGACGACTCATGAATCCGACACAGCCCAACACAGCCATGCCCCGCGCGCTGCGGGGTATGGCGGCCGTGGTCCTCGACACCGACGGAGTGATCACCGACTCCGCGCGGTTGCACGCCGCCGCCTGGAAGAGGGCCTTTGACGATTACCTGCGCAATCACCCGCCCGCCGATCCCGCCCAGCGGCACCCCTTCGACGTGCGGGAGGACTATCTGCGGTACGTCGACGGCAAGTCACGGATGGACGGTGCCGCGGCCTTCCTGGAGTCCCGGGGGCTGCGGCTGCCCGACGCGGAGCTGCAGGCCGTCGCCGGGAGCAAGGAGCGGTTGTTCACCGCACGGTTGCGGGAACACGGCGTCAACGCCTACAGGGGCACGGTCCGGCTGCTGCACGCCCTGCGCTCCGCCCGCGTACCCCTGGCCGCCGCCTCCGCCTCCCGGCACGCCCGCGAACTCCTCGAACACGCGGGAGTGCTGGACCTCTTCGATGCCCTGGTGGACGGCGGGGAAGCGGCACGCCTGCACTTGCCCGGCAAACCCGATCCCGCGCTGTTCCTGGAGGCGGCCCGCCGCCTTGGTGTCCCAGCCTCCCGTACCGCTGTCGTCGAGGACGCTCTGGCCGGAGTCGAGGCCGGGCGCCGCGGTGGCTTCGGCCTGGTGGTCGGCGTGGACCGGGCGCGTACGCCACAGACGCGTGCTGAACTGCTCAGGCACGGCGCGGATGTGGTGGTCCGCGACCTCGCGGAACTTCTCACCGACAGCGACTGCCAAAAGGGTTGACGATGCGTGACTGGACCTGGGAGTACGAAGGCTACGACCCGGCACAGGAGCGCCTGCGCGAGTCGCTGTGCACCCTCGGCAACGGCTACTTCGCGACCCGTGGCGCGGCCCCCGAGTGCACGGCGGACTCCGTCCACTATCCGGGCACGTATGCGGCGGGTTGCTACAACCGGCTGATCTCGGACGTGGCGGGACGGCGCTTCGAGAACGAGGACATGGCCAATCTGCCCAACTGGCTGCCCCTGCGTTTCCGTACGGGCTCCGGGAGTTGGCTCTCCCCGGACACCCACAGGCTCCTCGACCATCACCAGGCGCTGGACATGCGTGCGGGCGCCCTGGTGCGCACGCTGCGGTACGAGGACGAGGACGGCCGGCGCCTCCGGGTGCGACAGCTGCGCCTGGTCCACATGGCTCACCCCCATCTGGCGTTGCTGCGCACCGAGTTCACCGCGGAGGGATGGTCCGGGGAGATTGAGGTCGAGTCGGCGCTCGACGGCGCCGTTGCCAACACCGGCGTCGAGCGTTACGGACAGCTTGCCGGCCGTCATCTCACCCACGTTCACACGGGGACCTCCGCGTCGGACACCATGTGGCTTCGCTGCCGCACCAGCACCTCGGACATCCGGGTCGGCCTGGCCGCCCGCACCGTGGCCGACGTCCCGGCCGAGCCCACCATCCGCCACGAGGACTTGCGGGTTGCCCACGTCCTGCGCCTTCCCCTGGCCGCGGGCCGGACCGTCACCGTCGACAAGACGGCCGCCCTGCACACCTCCCGGGACCGGGCGATCAGCGACCCGCTGCACGCCGCCGTCGACCGGGTGAGCCGTGCCCCGGACTTCGACGCCCTGCTGGCCTCGCACCGCACGGCCTGGCGCCAGCTGTGGCGCACCGCCGAACTCGACGTGCCGAACAGCTCGGGCCCGGTCCTGCGGCTCCACCTCTTCCACGTCCTGCAGACGCTCTCCCCGCACACCGCGGACCTCGACGTCGGAGTCCCGGCCCGGGGACTGCACGGCGAGGCGTACCGCGGTCATGTCTTCTGGGACGAACTGTTTGTCCTGCCCTATCTGAACCTCCACTTCCCCGAGGTCTCACGGGCTCTGCTCACCTATCGCCACCGGCGCCTGGAGCGAGCCTGCTTCGCGGCCCGGGACGCCGGACGCGCCGGGGCCATGTACCCCTGGCAGAGCGGCAGCAACGGCCGGGAGGAGACCCAGCAGCTACACCTCAACCCGCGTTCGGGGCGCTGGCTGCCCGACCACTCCAGGCTCCAGCACCACGTCGGATCGGCGATCGCGTACAACGTGTGGCAGTACTGCGAGGCGAGCGGCGACACGGAGTTCCTGCACACCAAGGGCGCCGAAATGCTGCTGCAGATCGCCCGGTTCTG
The Streptomyces lunaelactis genome window above contains:
- a CDS encoding putative PEP-binding protein encodes the protein MRQYVYGFGEGSREMADLLGGKGANLAEMTRLGLPVPPGFTVTTQACREYLATGEEPVELGVQVARALADLERRVGRRLGESDNPLLLSVRSGGRFSMPGMMETILDIGLSDASVRGLAQATGQERFAWDSYRRLLQMFGRTVLGVDPELFEDALSRHRADRGVASDTGLDAHDLAVLAEEFKTLIREATGEEFPQDPVEQLYQAIRAVFRSWNGERARLYRRREHIPDDLGTAVNIQVMVFGNLGPDSGTGVAFTRDPATGAPGVYGDYLSDAQGEDVVAGIRNAVPLQELKRLDPSSYLELGDHLRTLERHYRDLCDVEFTIERGTLWMLQTRVGGHQLARLMFPRFDEDATGQPLAHGVPASPGAAVGAAVFDSAEAVRRAAAGEKTVLVRRETTPDDLPGMIAAEAVLTSRGGKTSHAAVVARGMGKVCVCGAEELAVDPGARQFTAADGTVVTEGKVISVDGTAGTVHLGALPLTESPVARFLETGEQDGELTRAVARTLEQADAVRRLEVRANADTPEDAARARRFGAQGIGLCRTEHMFLGERRSLVEAMILAEDEAGRRAALDALLPLQRSDFTGILAAMDGLPVTIRLIDPPLHEFLPDRTELAVRVATAPTDRDRRLLAAVERMHESNPMLGLRGVRLGLVVPGLVEMQVRAIAEAVVERTRAGGDPRAEIMVPLVGTAEELRIVRATAERVLAEVSDASGIAVRCPVGTMIELPRAALTAGRIAEAADFFSFGTNDLTQTAWGLSRDDVEASFFPAYLDQGIFATSPFETLDRDGVGRLIRIAVEEGRAAHPGLKIGVCGEHGGDPDSIHFFHDVGLDYVSCSPFRVPVARLEAGRAALEGRSA
- a CDS encoding universal stress protein codes for the protein MSRTVTVGLDGSNESLAAAEWAAREARLRGLPLRLVNVREPQPYIQAPLLGGETPQHWAERIPREAADELRLRHPDVEITADQVAGRPGTVLPDEARGAELLVLGSRGLSGVAGFMVGSVGMATVAHTERPVVLVRAEEKTEDERAPGPTANRPVVLGLDTEHPDDSVIEFAFDAAARRATALHVVHGWNLPPYFAYGLPADPRMNAQLAAQEADSLAETLRPWRQKFPAVEVIERSRSGKPANHLVDASRDASLVVVGRRTRRSPLGAHIGPVTHAVLHHATSPVAVVPHD
- a CDS encoding universal stress protein, which gives rise to MELPIVVGVDGSESSLRAVDWAADEAALHGVPLRLVNASMWERYEGAALAQELGRPTERVMAENIVGTAAERARRRDPDLKIQTDILPEDTVSALLSEGRNASALVTGSHGRSGLAEMLLGSVSLAVAARANCPVFVIRGNHDPQSGTHRRIVLGVDEPPEGSAAVRFAFREAERRRAALHAIRAWRRPAHEAVDHPLVAKDAARYHESQAAEILEAALREAVADHPTVELHRATAEGPARMVLMNASAAADLLVVGAQRRRGHFGLQLGRVAHAVLHHSVCPVAVVPQRA
- a CDS encoding HAD family hydrolase; amino-acid sequence: MNPTQPNTAMPRALRGMAAVVLDTDGVITDSARLHAAAWKRAFDDYLRNHPPADPAQRHPFDVREDYLRYVDGKSRMDGAAAFLESRGLRLPDAELQAVAGSKERLFTARLREHGVNAYRGTVRLLHALRSARVPLAAASASRHARELLEHAGVLDLFDALVDGGEAARLHLPGKPDPALFLEAARRLGVPASRTAVVEDALAGVEAGRRGGFGLVVGVDRARTPQTRAELLRHGADVVVRDLAELLTDSDCQKG
- a CDS encoding glycoside hydrolase family 65 protein, with translation MRDWTWEYEGYDPAQERLRESLCTLGNGYFATRGAAPECTADSVHYPGTYAAGCYNRLISDVAGRRFENEDMANLPNWLPLRFRTGSGSWLSPDTHRLLDHHQALDMRAGALVRTLRYEDEDGRRLRVRQLRLVHMAHPHLALLRTEFTAEGWSGEIEVESALDGAVANTGVERYGQLAGRHLTHVHTGTSASDTMWLRCRTSTSDIRVGLAARTVADVPAEPTIRHEDLRVAHVLRLPLAAGRTVTVDKTAALHTSRDRAISDPLHAAVDRVSRAPDFDALLASHRTAWRQLWRTAELDVPNSSGPVLRLHLFHVLQTLSPHTADLDVGVPARGLHGEAYRGHVFWDELFVLPYLNLHFPEVSRALLTYRHRRLERACFAARDAGRAGAMYPWQSGSNGREETQQLHLNPRSGRWLPDHSRLQHHVGSAIAYNVWQYCEASGDTEFLHTKGAEMLLQIARFWADAAAYDETLGRYRIRGVVGPDEYHDAYPEAKEPGLVDNTYTNVAAAWVLARALDVLHSLPEPRRRDLAERMGLDDGEPATWEEVSRKLHVPFHAGVISQFEGYGELAELDWDRYRDRYGDIRRLDRILEAEGDTVNRYQASKQADVLMLGYLFSPAELQGLFRRLGHEVDDTIWQRTVDYYLRRTSHGSTLSSLVHGWVLARVRRAEAWTFCQEALASDIADLQGGTTGEGIHLGAMAGTLDLVQRGLTGLETRGGALRLNPVPLPELSEYGFAIRYQGHWGVRLRLRAGELQITVPESDRSPIDIALPDRTVSVAPGESCTLTLPQEQRQDEDGTTATGHSV